The Bacillus carboniphilus genome contains a region encoding:
- the ribE gene encoding riboflavin synthase gives MFTGIIEEIGTVQSIKEQRNAAQMEIKAKRILEDVQVGDSIAVNGICLTVTNFEQEKFSVDVMPETIKVTNLIDLKVGSTVNLERSMSANGRFGGHFVSGHIDGVGQIIERRPESNAIYYRVKVNPSLSNLMIEKGSIAVDGTSLTIFDVEKDSFLVSIIPHTASETIIGQKREGDRVNIECDMLAKYVHRFTEQHGEKGMTFDWLNQQGILNK, from the coding sequence ATGTTTACAGGTATCATTGAGGAAATTGGAACTGTTCAATCAATAAAAGAGCAACGAAACGCTGCTCAAATGGAAATCAAGGCAAAACGAATTTTGGAAGATGTTCAAGTGGGTGACAGTATTGCGGTCAATGGGATATGTTTAACGGTAACAAATTTTGAACAAGAAAAATTCTCCGTTGATGTAATGCCAGAGACGATAAAAGTGACAAATTTAATCGATTTAAAGGTAGGTTCAACAGTCAACCTGGAACGTTCCATGTCGGCTAATGGCCGATTTGGTGGTCACTTTGTCAGTGGTCACATTGATGGAGTAGGTCAAATTATAGAAAGACGTCCAGAAAGTAATGCGATATATTATCGAGTCAAGGTGAATCCTTCTTTAAGCAATCTTATGATCGAAAAAGGTTCAATAGCAGTCGATGGTACGAGTTTAACGATTTTCGACGTAGAAAAAGATTCTTTTCTAGTCTCAATTATCCCTCACACAGCGTCGGAAACGATCATTGGACAGAAAAGAGAAGGAGATCGTGTCAACATTGAATGTGATATGCTGGCGAAATATGTTCATCGTTTTACAGAACAACATGGGGAAAAAGGGATGACATTTGATTGGTTAAATCAACAAGGAATTTTAAATAAATGA
- the ribD gene encoding bifunctional diaminohydroxyphosphoribosylaminopyrimidine deaminase/5-amino-6-(5-phosphoribosylamino)uracil reductase RibD, with product MDERFMKFALEIAEQGRGQTGLNPLVGAVVVKDHKIVGFGAHLLFGEAHAEVHALKMAGEKANGATLYVTLEPCNHYGKTPPCCLAIVESKIKRVVVAMLDPNPIVCGKGVNILRENGIDVRTNVLEEEALKLNKHYVYFNQNKRPFITLKYASTLDGKIATRLGDSKWITGKEARLDSHSYRANHQAIMVGIGTVLQDDPLLTCREIESKGNPIRMIVDRHLRVPLDAQIITNKDAKTWILTTDHVNQEKVKELEKQGVAVHQLKKIDGEGILKYLAEMKIMSVFVEGGSSLLTIFYDQGLFNELVVYLAPKVIGGSDSLSAIQGKGIDKIKDAKSLRLVQSTIIGEDLKLVLTPK from the coding sequence ATGGATGAGAGGTTTATGAAATTTGCACTTGAAATTGCTGAGCAAGGAAGAGGACAAACGGGTCTTAATCCTCTAGTAGGAGCCGTGGTGGTTAAGGATCATAAAATAGTAGGATTTGGAGCTCACCTCTTATTTGGTGAAGCGCATGCGGAAGTTCATGCACTGAAAATGGCGGGGGAAAAAGCAAACGGTGCGACGTTGTATGTAACGTTAGAACCGTGTAACCATTACGGAAAGACTCCTCCTTGTTGCTTGGCTATTGTAGAAAGCAAGATTAAAAGAGTGGTAGTAGCGATGCTTGACCCAAACCCCATTGTTTGCGGTAAAGGAGTAAACATATTAAGGGAGAATGGTATTGATGTAAGGACGAATGTATTAGAAGAAGAAGCTTTGAAATTAAATAAACATTACGTTTATTTTAATCAAAATAAAAGGCCCTTCATTACGCTTAAATATGCTTCAACACTAGATGGAAAAATTGCAACAAGACTTGGAGATAGTAAATGGATTACTGGTAAGGAAGCAAGGTTAGATAGCCATTCTTATCGCGCTAATCATCAAGCCATTATGGTTGGGATAGGAACTGTCCTTCAAGATGATCCATTATTAACATGTAGGGAAATTGAAAGTAAAGGAAACCCGATACGAATGATTGTGGATCGTCATTTGCGAGTGCCTTTGGATGCCCAAATTATTACCAATAAGGATGCTAAGACGTGGATTTTAACGACAGATCATGTCAATCAAGAGAAGGTGAAAGAACTTGAAAAACAAGGTGTTGCTGTGCATCAATTGAAGAAAATAGACGGAGAAGGTATCCTGAAGTATTTAGCAGAAATGAAGATCATGTCAGTCTTTGTTGAAGGGGGCTCTTCCTTACTCACTATTTTTTATGATCAAGGTCTCTTTAACGAATTAGTTGTCTATTTGGCTCCTAAAGTCATTGGAGGGTCTGATTCCTTATCGGCTATACAAGGAAAAGGAATTGACAAGATTAAAGACGCCAAGTCATTAAGATTGGTCCAGTCTACGATTATTGGCGAAGATTTAAAGCTTGTATTAACTCCTAAATAG
- a CDS encoding peptidylprolyl isomerase yields MSKKGYILMESGEKIEIDFYPNEAPKTVANFEKLANEGFYDGLTFHRVIPGFVSQGGDPNGNGTGGPGYTIKCETEGNPHKHVQGSLSMAHAGKDTGGSQFFIVHDPQPHLNGVHTVFGQVTSGIDTVLSMKNGDVMKEVRVAE; encoded by the coding sequence ATGTCTAAAAAAGGATACATATTGATGGAAAGTGGAGAAAAGATCGAGATTGATTTTTATCCCAATGAAGCACCTAAGACCGTTGCTAATTTTGAGAAGCTAGCAAATGAGGGCTTCTATGATGGGCTTACGTTTCACCGTGTTATTCCAGGTTTCGTAAGTCAAGGTGGAGATCCTAATGGAAACGGAACAGGTGGGCCTGGATATACGATTAAGTGTGAAACAGAAGGAAATCCTCATAAGCACGTTCAAGGATCTTTATCGATGGCGCATGCTGGAAAAGATACAGGAGGAAGTCAATTCTTCATTGTTCATGATCCACAACCTCATTTGAATGGTGTACATACAGTATTTGGTCAAGTGACGTCAGGGATTGATACTGTTTTAAGTATGAAAAATGGAGACGTCATGAAAGAAGTAAGAGTGGCAGAATAA
- a CDS encoding 4'-phosphopantetheinyl transferase family protein has protein sequence MNRLIIQAVHIHDDIRWDEYKSWVSMVSVERQIEISRLRLDKDRMSKMISEIMARKFISEECNVSYKSIRFHQGLYGKPYVNLETILHFNWSHAGNWVVFILDSHPIGIDVEAVRSIDEMELARQFFDQKEVFQLEEMDQKNRKNHFLKLWSLKESYMKWKGTGINTPLNSCCFIKDNQEEIQFSNENGDCCNFQTVQLDSIHHVAVCTSENYKTPPVVKIFQLNEFLNALKSFKTCNELV, from the coding sequence ATGAATAGATTAATAATTCAAGCTGTACATATTCATGATGATATTAGATGGGATGAATATAAAAGTTGGGTCTCAATGGTATCAGTGGAAAGGCAAATTGAAATTTCGCGTCTTAGGTTAGATAAGGATCGAATGAGCAAAATGATAAGTGAGATCATGGCGAGAAAATTCATTTCTGAGGAATGTAACGTTTCATATAAATCTATTAGGTTTCATCAAGGATTGTATGGTAAACCTTATGTAAATCTAGAAACCATATTGCATTTTAATTGGTCTCATGCTGGTAATTGGGTCGTATTTATTTTGGATTCACACCCTATAGGAATTGATGTGGAAGCTGTTCGCTCGATAGATGAGATGGAATTAGCAAGACAGTTTTTCGATCAAAAGGAAGTATTTCAGCTTGAAGAAATGGATCAAAAAAATAGAAAAAATCACTTTTTAAAACTTTGGTCATTAAAGGAAAGCTATATGAAGTGGAAAGGAACAGGCATTAATACGCCACTCAATTCTTGTTGTTTTATTAAAGATAATCAAGAAGAAATACAGTTTAGTAATGAAAATGGGGATTGTTGCAATTTTCAAACGGTTCAACTAGATTCGATTCATCATGTAGCAGTTTGTACTTCGGAAAACTATAAGACACCTCCGGTTGTTAAAATTTTTCAATTGAATGAGTTTCTGAATGCTCTCAAATCATTTAAAACCTGTAATGAACTTGTTTAA
- a CDS encoding DUF1002 domain-containing protein — MKKSISIIILAAVMLIPSVTLADAVVGDSVITLGNDLTKEQRDELLKEMDATGDEYLITVTNQEEHEYLGNYISKAQIGSRALSSSKITIEEKNSGLTVETNKINWVTDEMYLNALMTAGVKDASVYVTAPFEVSGTAALTGLIKAYEHTTGEEISEDVKQIANEELVETAKLADEVGSENASALIAKVKEQIAEKGMPENEQDLRELIEQSAQDLDVTLSEEDMNRLTDLFNKMKDVNIDWDLVSDQLDKVKDKITNFIESEEGQNFFQSVKEFFVAIWEAIISVFNGEEQTE; from the coding sequence ATGAAAAAATCGATTTCTATTATTATTTTAGCCGCAGTTATGTTGATTCCTTCCGTTACCTTGGCAGATGCGGTGGTTGGTGATTCCGTCATTACGTTAGGAAATGACTTAACGAAAGAACAAAGAGACGAACTACTTAAAGAAATGGATGCCACAGGGGATGAATACCTTATTACTGTAACAAATCAAGAAGAGCATGAATACTTAGGAAACTATATTTCAAAAGCACAAATAGGATCTAGAGCCTTATCCTCATCGAAAATAACCATTGAAGAGAAAAATAGCGGTCTGACCGTAGAAACAAATAAAATTAACTGGGTAACGGATGAAATGTATTTAAACGCCTTAATGACAGCAGGAGTTAAAGATGCCTCTGTTTATGTCACTGCTCCTTTTGAAGTTTCGGGAACGGCTGCTTTAACAGGGCTGATTAAAGCTTATGAGCACACTACTGGAGAAGAAATTTCAGAAGATGTAAAACAAATTGCCAATGAAGAGCTTGTTGAAACCGCAAAGTTAGCAGACGAAGTAGGAAGTGAGAATGCCTCCGCGCTAATCGCCAAGGTGAAAGAACAAATTGCCGAAAAGGGCATGCCAGAAAATGAACAAGATTTACGAGAATTAATCGAACAATCCGCACAAGACTTAGATGTAACATTATCTGAAGAAGATATGAATCGATTAACGGACCTTTTCAACAAAATGAAAGATGTTAATATTGATTGGGATTTAGTCTCTGACCAATTAGACAAGGTGAAAGACAAAATCACTAATTTCATTGAGTCTGAAGAGGGACAGAACTTCTTTCAAAGTGTAAAGGAGTTTTTTGTCGCCATCTGGGAAGCAATCATCTCTGTATTTAACGGTGAAGAGCAAACAGAATAA
- a CDS encoding spore germination protein, which translates to MTDNQEKNKSSISPQLPINEKFFKEHVGLGLSFDLGVRKFIVLNKHIHLYYINGLCDTSYIIHLLEELTELNDTDNDPYKIKELVENRLVNQQISLIKTLDEAVDQVLSGLVVFFIEGQAMGFVVDVRSYPGRNPEEPDTEKVVRGSRDGFVENIIVNTGLIRRRIKDERLRNEIIRVGERSKTDICIAYIEDVADPGLIKLVKNQLEKIQIDGLTMGDKTIEEFIVSQGYNPFPLVRYTERPDVASNHLLEGHVIIMVDTSPSIIMTPTTFFHHVQHAEEYRQAPAVGTFLRWVRFIGIMSSIFLLPLWLMFVLEPSLLPEQIAYIGPTDTKNIPVIVQLFLADFGIDLLRMASIHTPTALSVAMGLIAATLIGQIAIDVGLFVPEVILYVAVASIGTFATPSYELSIANKMVRLLLLTLVAIFGVPGLVAGMTLFVLFLANIRSLNTPYLWPFIPFNPKAFVQIIIRTNVRGSVIRPSIVHPQNIKKQPS; encoded by the coding sequence GTGACAGACAATCAAGAAAAAAATAAGTCATCTATTTCACCTCAGTTACCTATAAATGAAAAATTTTTTAAAGAACATGTAGGACTAGGGTTAAGTTTTGATTTAGGCGTGAGAAAGTTTATTGTGCTAAATAAGCATATTCACCTTTATTATATAAATGGACTTTGTGATACTTCGTATATCATCCATTTGTTAGAAGAATTAACAGAACTGAATGACACAGATAATGACCCTTATAAGATAAAGGAACTTGTTGAAAATAGGTTAGTAAACCAGCAAATCAGTTTAATAAAAACCCTTGATGAAGCAGTCGATCAAGTCCTATCGGGTTTAGTAGTCTTTTTTATTGAAGGGCAAGCGATGGGTTTTGTTGTCGATGTAAGGAGTTATCCTGGTAGAAATCCAGAAGAGCCTGATACGGAAAAAGTGGTTCGAGGTTCTAGAGATGGATTTGTTGAAAATATTATCGTAAATACAGGACTCATACGTAGAAGAATTAAAGATGAACGATTAAGAAATGAAATTATAAGAGTGGGAGAACGGTCAAAAACAGATATTTGTATTGCTTATATTGAAGATGTCGCAGATCCTGGTTTAATAAAATTAGTGAAAAATCAACTTGAAAAAATTCAGATAGATGGGCTTACAATGGGAGATAAGACGATTGAAGAATTTATTGTTAGTCAAGGATACAATCCTTTTCCTCTTGTTCGTTATACAGAGAGACCGGATGTAGCATCAAATCACCTATTAGAAGGTCATGTCATTATCATGGTCGATACATCACCGAGTATCATTATGACGCCAACAACTTTTTTTCACCATGTGCAACATGCTGAGGAATATCGACAGGCACCAGCTGTTGGCACCTTTTTGAGATGGGTTCGTTTTATTGGTATTATGTCTTCGATTTTTCTTTTACCTTTATGGTTAATGTTTGTCTTAGAACCATCCTTACTTCCTGAACAAATTGCCTATATTGGACCAACGGATACAAAAAATATTCCTGTTATAGTGCAACTTTTTTTAGCCGATTTTGGTATCGATCTATTAAGGATGGCCTCTATTCATACCCCAACAGCTTTATCAGTAGCGATGGGGTTAATAGCGGCCACTTTAATCGGTCAGATCGCAATTGATGTTGGTTTGTTTGTTCCTGAAGTTATTTTATATGTGGCAGTCGCTTCAATTGGCACCTTTGCTACACCTAGTTATGAGCTAAGTATTGCAAATAAAATGGTCAGACTTCTTCTACTAACATTAGTGGCTATTTTTGGTGTTCCAGGTTTGGTTGCTGGAATGACGTTGTTTGTCTTATTTTTAGCAAATATTCGCTCGTTGAATACCCCTTATTTATGGCCTTTTATCCCTTTTAATCCAAAGGCATTTGTACAAATTATCATTCGAACAAACGTGAGAGGATCGGTTATACGACCTAGTATTGTTCATCCTCAGAATATAAAAAAACAACCATCCTAA
- a CDS encoding stage V sporulation protein AE: MNTRSVILVTDGDEYALKAIEYVAGKIGGRCISRSQGNPSVLTGEELVYYIHQTPHDPIFVLFDDCGLKGEGSGEKALKYVANHKTIVVLGVIVVASKSRGKEWTKVDVCIDKHGQLTSYGVDKEGIPDIEKQRITGDTVYCLDEIVAPVKVGIGDIGKMGGKDDVKKGSPITMKAVELILERSQYRDRQSRKK; this comes from the coding sequence ATGAATACGAGAAGTGTGATATTAGTGACAGATGGAGATGAATATGCTTTGAAAGCCATTGAATATGTTGCAGGAAAAATTGGAGGGAGATGCATCTCTCGATCTCAAGGAAACCCGTCTGTGTTAACAGGTGAAGAACTTGTCTACTATATTCATCAAACTCCACATGATCCTATATTTGTTCTCTTTGATGATTGTGGTTTAAAAGGGGAAGGTAGTGGTGAAAAAGCCCTTAAATATGTAGCAAACCATAAAACAATAGTTGTTTTAGGTGTGATTGTTGTTGCTTCAAAATCGAGAGGGAAAGAGTGGACAAAAGTAGATGTGTGCATTGATAAACATGGGCAATTAACATCATATGGAGTGGATAAAGAAGGTATTCCAGACATAGAAAAGCAAAGAATAACAGGCGACACCGTTTATTGCTTAGATGAAATCGTGGCTCCAGTGAAAGTGGGTATAGGAGATATTGGGAAAATGGGTGGAAAAGATGATGTGAAAAAGGGCTCGCCCATTACAATGAAAGCTGTAGAGCTTATTTTGGAAAGGAGTCAATATCGTGACAGACAATCAAGAAAAAAATAA
- the spoVAD gene encoding stage V sporulation protein AD, translating into MRLTGKQTWVFNNSLYVRSSGTAVGPKEAEGPLKDDFDTTFNELHCGEDNWELAERRLLENAIQTCLEKARITKEDVDLFLAGDLLNQNITANYVARHLEIPFLCMFGACSTSMETISVGAALLDSGFANYILAGTSSHNATAERQYRNPTEYGGQKPNTANSTVTGAGAVLLTQEKSEIKVTASTIGKVTDLGISNPNDMGSAMAPAAASTIKQHLLDLDRSPDYYDLIVTGDLSSVGSPILKDLLKEEGIDIFDNHRDCGLMIYRPDQKVLAGGSGCGCSAVVTFGHLFKQLKEGKLKRIFVVATGALLSTVMTQQNETIPTIAHGVVFESSR; encoded by the coding sequence ATGAGGCTTACAGGTAAACAAACATGGGTTTTTAATAATTCTCTTTACGTTCGTTCAAGTGGAACAGCTGTCGGACCTAAAGAAGCAGAAGGTCCTCTAAAGGATGATTTTGATACTACATTTAACGAGTTACATTGTGGTGAAGACAATTGGGAGCTTGCGGAAAGAAGGTTGTTAGAGAATGCTATACAAACTTGTTTGGAAAAGGCAAGAATAACAAAAGAAGATGTGGATTTGTTTTTAGCTGGTGATTTATTAAATCAGAACATAACAGCCAACTATGTAGCAAGGCATTTAGAAATCCCTTTTTTATGTATGTTTGGTGCTTGTTCAACATCTATGGAAACGATTTCTGTGGGAGCTGCATTGCTGGATAGTGGCTTTGCCAACTATATTTTGGCGGGAACTAGTAGTCATAATGCAACAGCGGAAAGGCAATATCGTAATCCTACTGAATATGGTGGTCAAAAACCAAATACAGCTAATTCTACAGTGACTGGAGCAGGGGCTGTCTTGTTAACGCAAGAGAAAAGTGAGATTAAGGTTACTGCTTCTACAATTGGAAAAGTTACTGATTTAGGAATAAGTAATCCTAATGATATGGGTTCAGCTATGGCTCCTGCGGCAGCATCAACCATCAAACAGCATTTATTGGATTTAGATCGTTCCCCCGATTACTATGATTTGATCGTAACAGGTGACTTGTCATCAGTGGGAAGTCCAATCTTAAAGGATTTATTAAAGGAAGAAGGTATTGATATTTTTGACAACCACCGAGATTGTGGATTAATGATTTATCGTCCTGATCAAAAGGTATTAGCTGGAGGAAGTGGGTGTGGATGTTCAGCCGTTGTGACTTTTGGTCATCTTTTTAAACAATTGAAGGAAGGTAAGTTAAAGAGAATTTTCGTTGTAGCCACTGGTGCTCTATTAAGTACAGTAATGACGCAACAAAATGAAACCATCCCAACGATAGCTCACGGTGTGGTGTTTGAATCTTCAAGATAG